GTACAATTTGGGTGCGCAGCAAACCCGGAACCGGCAGTACCTTCCATTTTACAGCACAATTTGAACATGGTGAATTGGTTGAAGAAATACCAGAACCGGAAGCAATACCAGAATTTCCTTCCGGACTGCACGTTGCAGTTGTTGACAACAATATAGTCGGTCAAAAACTGCTACATGAATTGCTAGAAAAGAAAGGGTTCAAGTGTCACATTACTTCAAATGGAGCTGAACTGCTTGAACTTCTCGCTTCAGAAACTATTGACCTTGTTGTGACAGAAATAAAACTTCCGTTTCTAACCGGCTTAGAAGCCATGCAGCATATACGCTCTGGAACTATTCCCAATACTCCAAAGAATTTGCCGATTATTGCCGTAACAGCGTTTGCACTTAAGGGTGATAAGGAACGGTTTATTGAAGCAGGAATGGACGGTTATGTTGCAAAGCCAATTCATGCAACCGAGTTCTACAGAGAACTTGCACGAGTTCTGCAACCAGCAGAATTAGCTGCCCAGCCGGAGCAACAAGCTGAAGAAACTGACATGACGCAACTGCTGGATGTAGAAGGAACACTTATGAGGTTAGAAAATGACACCGACCTCATTTGTCGTCTTTACCTGCTCTTTGTAGACGAAGTTGCAGAACGTCTGTATGGGTTGAAACTCTTTTTACAAGAGAATGCTTATGACAAAGCTGCATTACATAGCCAATCGTTTGCAGCATCCGCTTTTAATATCGGAGCCAACAGTCTGGGTAACGCGCTCATGCAGGTGTATACAGCAGCAACGCATAAACAGCCCATTTCTGCCGACCACCTAGCCCAGCTAGAACAATTAAGCATGCTGACCACAACAGAAATCAAGCGCAATATGGAGAAACTCTCTTAATATTGCCATGCCGGAGACACCATGGCGCAGCTACTGCAAGCACCCACTGCATCCTATACTTCTTCCCCGCTACCGGACGCCGTATCCACATTGTTGCGGCAACTCAGCGATACGTGTTCGTCAGATCAAAGTCTTGATCTTGACTATGTACGGGGATTTTTGTCTTCTGCTCTTGGGTGGCCCCGCAAAGATGTGTTGCACTATTTACAGGCGCAACTTCTTGAAACAGACAACCTTACCACCATTTCGCGTCAACTTCAGCTACAGACAGCGGGTAAACTCCATTCATTCCCTCTGCATTTTATAGATATGCATCAGCAGCAGGTAACTGTTTTAGTGCACCCACGCCCGTTACGTTTTGCCGATGGCACCAAAAGGATAAGCAGTACCCTTTCTCTTGAATCGAATTTTCCGGCACAAGAGCGCTGCAATCGCCAACATTTAAACCTGTTGGCTATTCTGGATAAGCTTCCTGAATTTGTCGCGTTGGTTACGCCACAGTTTACACTACGATACATCAACAAGCCCTTTCGTGAGCAAGTACAGCTTACAGAAGGAGATTGTTGCTACGGAGCATTTACGGGGCATACAAAGTCATCCGCAGAGCCAACCCATCCGTACCTGCCACCTTTTGATGTCTTTGAAACAGGTTCACCTTCATTCTCTGCGTGGAAAAGTCCCCGATCAGGTCGTTCATACCGCTTTTTAAGCTACCCTTTCACGGACTCTGACGGTGCTCAGCTTATCTTGCTTATGGGACTTGATATCACGCAGTTAACCCGTTTTCAGGAAAAACTTGCCATTACAGAGCGGCAATACCATCTCATTACAAACAACCTGTCACTTGCCATTGCTGTAATAGATAAACAACGCAACATTACGGCAGCAAACCGGCAGTTCCGCAACTGGTTTGCTATTAATACAGAATCATACCCTGTCAGCTGCCCTGCGGCACTTACAGAGGAAGATGAAAGCGGAGAATGTATTCTTGATAAGACTACAAGTCTCACCATTCAAGACGGCAAAGAACATGAATGCGAATTTTCTACTGTCCGTAACGGAGCGCACATAACATTCAGAATTACGGCATGCCCACTGCACCGGACAAAACTTTTTTCCTCAGCAATTATTCTTCTGGAAGATATTACCGAAAAGAAAAAGATTGCTCAGCGAACCCAGCAAATGCGTAAGCTGGAAGCCATGAGTACTCTAGCAGCAGGCATTGCGCATGAAATTAACCAGCCACTTTCAGCGTTGCGCCTGTATGCAAGCGGACTTGATCTCATGGTGGAACAACGCGGTTCTGTTCCTGTGGATATCCTACAAGAACGTCTTGAATGGATTTTGCGGGAAACGGGCACAATTGAAGATATCATCACGCATATGCGTTCGCTTGTTCGCCATCAAGGCTCTTTTCCTTTGCAACGCTCCGATCTCAATCACGCGGTATCGCAAGCCCTGAACCTGCTGCAAAGTAAGCTTGATACCCGCGCTGTTCGCATCGAAACACAATTGCAACCGGATCTGTCTCCCGTGCTGGCGCTGCCGATTCAACTGGAACAAATTGTGATTAATATTGTAATGAATGCGGCACATGCCCTTGAAAGTATAGAAGAGGAACGACGTATTATCATTACGACCTACGACTCTGAAGATGGGTATGTCCGTCTCAGCATCGAAGATAACGGTCCGGGGTTACAGGGGCTTGGAGAAAAAATTTTCGACCCGTTTTTTACTACCAAAGAATCCGGAAAAAACATGGGGCTTGGACTTGCACTGGTTCACACCTTTGTTACCAGTTGGGAGGGAACAATTACAGCCACCTCCCCTCTCTGCGAAAACAAAGGAACAGTAATAAAAATTTCACTTCCGCAAGCTCCGGCTATTTAAGAGATCTGTATGCGAATACTCATTGTTGATGACAACCCCACCAGTTTGCAAAGCTTAAGTGTTGTTCTAACAGACTTAGGACATCAGCCTACGACATTCAGCGACCCTGTTGCTGCACTCGATCACGCAAAAGAAAATTACTATCCACTTATTATTACAGACATTAAAATGCCTGCACTGGACGGTCTGTCACTGCTTGCCAAACTTAAAGCATGCGATATGTGCCGCCAGAGTGATGTCATCATCATCACTGGTCACGGTGACATGGATACTGCAATCACAGCATTGCGAAACGGCGCATACGATTACCTGAACAAGCCTATCAACGCTCGAGAACTTGCAGCAGCAGTTGAGCGTAGTTCCGAACACCAGACGTTGCTGTTTGAAAATAATGACCTGAAGCAAAATATGGAGCAGCGTGTTGCGGAAGCGAAAGAGTCCTTGCAGGACGATTTAGAAAAAATGCGTTCGCAACTTCGAAAAGTTTCCGGCATTGGGCAAATTATTTCCGGTTCGCCCCGTATGCAGACAATTATCCGTGACGCCACCATTTTTCATCATTCTCCAGATGTACCTGTCCTTATTGAAGGTGAAACCGGCACCGGTAAAGAAGTTATCGCACGGTTGGTGCATCACGGTGACACTCATTGTGACACTCCGTTTGTTGCCCTTAACTGTTCAGCTATTGCAGAATCATTATTCGAAAGTGAACTCTTCGGCTATGAGGCAGGAGCTTATACAGGTTCTCGCGCTGGTGGCTCTGCCGGAAAACTGGAACTGGCAGGAAACGGGACTCTTTTTTTAGATGAGATTGCAGAAATGCCACTGCATTTGCAGCCCAAACTGCTCCGTGTACTGGAAGACAGAACATTCTACAGAGTGGGGGGATTGCAGAAAAAAGAATTTACCGCACGCATTGTCGGTGCTGGTAACAAAAATCTTGAGCAGATGGTTGAAGATGGGCTATTTCGTCGCGACTTATACCACAGGCTTACTGTAGGGCATCTGCGTCTACCGCCATTGCAGGAACGTCAGGAAGATCTCATTGAAATGGCAAAGCTCTTTTTGAAAAAACAGGCAAAGCGTAAGGGCAAACAATTTTCTTCCATTGCGCCAGAAACACTCACTTTGCTATGCGGATACTCTTGGCCGGGTAACGTTCGAGAACTTGAAAACACCATCGAACGTGCAGTGCTCATTCATGACGACACAATACTCAAGCCTGAGCACATTGAATTTATTAATGCCTCTCGCTCTACAAGTGCAACGCCTACGACACCATCACAAGCGCCGTCAGTGACTATCGAAGCGTCAACTATTACGCTACCGGAGCATCCGTTCAAACTGGAAGAGCTGACACAGTCAATTATTCAAGAAGCACTAGCAAAATTTAATGGAAACAAGACAAAGGCAGCTGCCTATCTTGGTATTTCCAGATACGCACTATATAGAAAGTTATCGTAGCACTCTAACCGCTGTGCGTTTTCGCACATTGTGCATTTTCGCACGTTCGATTTCGCACACTATTTTCGATAGCCATGTCATTTTCTTGAACAGGAAAATGACGACTATTTATAACACGCTGTTTTTATAATGTATTTTTTATTTTGTAAAATTTTAACCTTTTGGCACGAACAATGCTATATTGTTTGCGACGGTTGGATTGCCAGCGATTAGGCGTCCCCCCCCCCAACGTACCAACCGTCGTGCTTAGGTTCTGAATACGGTAAAGATTGTAGCTAACTTCCCCCCCTATGGCTGCAATCCGGATACCGAGGCGTAGATTCAGACCAACCTATCTTGCCCCCTGTAATCTCCCCCCGATTACAGGGGGTTATCTTTTGCAAAAACAAAAATAGCAAACACTTAAAAGTAGCTACCTACCTGAACGCCACACGCAAAGAATACCGTTTTTAAAGACAACAACTTGCCAATAAAAAGCAATATTGCGCACATAACGCGTGACAAAATATTATCTCAATTCAGAATAACCACCGCACACCGTCAAAATTATATAGCCCAACGCTATGACTGATATGAGGGTGCAATATTTGTCTTTATGACTTCAGATATATCAAGACGGGATTCAATGGCTGCTGTCAATTCACCGGTTGTATCAAAAACTGGAGAAACACTTACAAGCCATAGTGCCGCAGTGCCATCAGGGTACATGCCCTCTTCAGTCACCACAACAGGCTCTTGAGAAATAAAGACCTTGGCAACGGGGCAGTCTCCACCGGGGAACTCGCGAGTACATACATGGCGACAGGAACGACCTTCTGCAATGGCAAACGTCTCCATAAACGCGTTATTCGCATGAACAATTGTGAAAGAGGTATCTACAACAGAAACATACCCCGGCATCTCTTTAAACAGGGATTCAAAATAGGAACGCCGCTCAGTAGCATTTTGCATACGCCTGCTGAAGACTTCACCAGAGCGCACCAATGCCATCGCAAGCGCATCAAGCTCTAGTTCTTTAGGTATTTCTGTTGGAAGAGGAGCACTGCCAAGCTCTGTGGCAGTATGAGTAAGTGCTTCCAGTGGACGACAGAGAATGGACTTACATAACTTGTTGAAGAGATAATAAAAGCAGGGAACCGTAATTGCCGCACAACACGCCATGAGCCATAGAATGTCCACAGGTGTTAAAGGAGAACTTGCTGCAAGGGTAAGCAGTGCAAAAAGCACCAGCAAGCCGGAGCAACTGAAAAAAATAGCTGCCGCAACAGCAAACTTGGTCGCTATAGAGAATTTGGCATTACGAAAAAATAACAAGACAACTCTCCCCGTGTGTTTATCCACAAGATATAGCACAGCGCCGTACAGGAGCAAAATCAAATTATAATGCCGCAATATCAGCATAATAAAAAAGCGATCTCAGTTGCGTACACAAACTGAAATCGCTTTTTTCTCATAGTATTATTTAGTCGATAGCTTCGAAGTATTCTTTCTCAGCTCCACAGAGCGGGCAAACCCAATCTTCCGGAAGATCTTCAAATGCTGTTTCTGGCGGAATATTGTTATCCATATCACCAAGTTCCGGATCATACACGTATCCACAAGGGCATTCGTACTTTTTCATTTATTCCTCCACAAGGATGTCAGTTAACTATGGAAACACTATGCACATAACAACTCCCCTTAGCAAGCGAATTATCCTTGTACGCTTCTAGTGAGTACTCTTGCAGATAGCTCCCATCAACTTAACAACATAAGGTACAATATTTCGCACAATAACTTTTACCCCTGCTGCATTAGGATGATGCCCATCTTTCTGATTCAACGAATGATTCAGCGCCACCCCTTCTAAAAAAAAGGGATAAAACACCACGTTATATTTCGCAGCAAGGTCAGGAAATACCGCATCAAACTTATCTGCATACCGCTTACCGTAATGAGGAAGAGCATACATGCCAGCAAGCAATACTTTTGCATCTGCATGTTTAATTTTGCGTATCATTGCTGAAAGATTGTTTTTCATCCGAACAGTACTGCGGTGCTGCAACATATCATTCGCACCAAGTTCGACGATCACAATATCAGGACGCGTCATCAAAACCTTAGGCAGGCGAATCCGAGCATCTGCGGTTGTGTTTCCGGCAATCCCATCATTCTCAACTACAACGGAATATCCTAATTCGCGTAGCGTCTGTTGCAATACTGACGGAAACGCATTCAAACCACTGTCCAAGCCATAGCCTGAAGTTAAGCTGTCACCAAACGCGGAGATAAAGAAAATTTTCCCCGGCGGGCATACTATGCCCTGCGCTTCAGGCGTATAGTATTGTAACCCTGTTTTTGGATATATAGCAGAACGCGCTTTTTGGCTGGCATAGCTTGCTTGCGGTGTTGTAAGAGAAGAGGCTTTAGCCGGAACAGCCACTGCAATCATCTGCGAGGCAGATTGCGCACAATATGCTGCGCTACATGCAGTCACTATAAAAAACAATAACACGCCAGCATAGACGTGCCCCAACCGTATATAATGTCTCATCATCTTCTCCATAATGCTATCGTGCTGGTTCACTGTTTCAAACAGTATACACCTGACACTATGAATAAAAATGATATGAACGGAAGTTTTCGCCCTCTATTGTGCTGTTATTTCCATACGGAAAAAACATTCCCCCTGCTATAAATCTACTAATTCCACGTCATCTATTTCAATTGGTAACCCTAAGAACAGACTGCCTGTTCTGGCGAAACGGGAAACATCATCTGTCGTGAGAAACTTTGTTCTGCCGCAGGTTTCTTCGTGACGAACCAGATTGTTTTCCTGAAGGACTTTTTTTACTGCCAGCGCTGTTGTTTCTGCGGAATCGACAATATGAACAGAATCGCCGACCACATTACGAATAGACGCAGCAAGCAGAGGAAAATGTGTACAGCCAAGAACAATGGTATCCGGTGCTTTCTGCTGGGCGGTATCAAGCGGCGAAGCAAAAAGCGGATCAAGATACCGCGCGACGATACCTTCTACAAGCTCCCCATTTGTCCAGCCTTCCTCTGCAAGCGCAACAAACAGCGGACAGGGTACGCCTGTCACCTGTGCATCAGGTTTCAATGCATAAATTTCCCGCTGATATGCGTTACCGCGGATAGTGGACTCTGTTGCAAGCACAACAATGCTGCCGTTCTCTGTTGCAGCACAGCTGGCTGCCGCACCCGGCTTAACAACGCCCAGCACAGGAATATTAGGGAAAGCCTGTTGCAACGGTTCAATGGCAACAGCGCTTGCAGTGTTGCAAGCGATAACAAGCATTTTGACGCCGCGTTCTACTAGCTTTCCAGCAGCCTGCACCGCGTAGCGGACAATGGTTTCCTGACTTTTGGTTCCGTAGGGCAAACGCGCTGTATCCCCAAGATACAAAATTTCTTCGCACGGCAAGGAAGACCGCATTGCTTTGAGCACGGTCAACCCGCCAACACCGGAATCAAACAATCCAATAGGAAGAGTGGTCATTATAGTATCTCCAACATCAATGTATGTATTGATGATTTCATCTTGTCACCCTGTATGGTTGCGCTGAACTTACTCCTGCTATTCAAAAAGGCAAGCGTACCGTAGGCTACCCCAACCACTACACCATGTAGCACTATTTCTTTTATTATCAGTGCATAAGGCTCAAATATATACACGGGATACATAGAACCGAAGAACAAAATAGCGCATACTGAACACATACTACCGACTAGTATTATTGCGTATTTCAGACAAACGCCTGTACGCCGGAGGACAGTATGATGTCTATCAATGAACCCGTTCTTACTGAAGAAGAATCTATTTTTTCACGCTATATTGCTCTCGCGGGAAATCCGCTTCTACCTGTCACACCGGGAACATGTATAGGAAAAGCACTGCGCCTTGGACATTTTCATCTATCTTCGGAAATAGGCGACGAACAGGAAAAGCAAATCCTATCACACAATTATTCTATCGATTTTACCACGAACAAAATTTATGCAACTTCACTCGGTATGCTTCACATCGATAATAACAAAATCGTCGTGCGACCTATTCTATATCCTGCCAATGACGGCATGACCGTCTATGCTGACATCTACCACAAAGACTTTTCGGGAAATTCATTATTACTCAGCCACTATGCATCCGCGTTATGGCAACTGAATGTTAATACACCTATCGATACTGCCCGTTTTACTGCTGCTGCAAACAAAGCAGTCGCAAATGGCAATCCTGTACGCATGGTGCCTATATGCAAAGGTAAACCGCCAATTCATGAAGAACAGCCTGCAATCCTACCGTTATTGCCGGAGCGGGTTCTGCGCACAATGCAATCTCCATCTGACCCGATCAATTTTAAGGACAGAGGCTTTTTTGCAGAAGTTCCAGCGCACACACCTGTTGCGGTTAAAGTGCCTGCACCTGAGCCTTCAAATGGATTTGATGTATACGGCAACGCCCTGCCTGTTATGAGTCCAGATGACACAGAAAATACCACAGCAGAAGAAAAACACCTGCAAATTGGTAAGAACCTATATGGAATCATGCAGCATGGCGGACATACGGTATACTATTCCTCATGCAAAGGGTTATTGAATGTTCGTAACGATATTCTGTCCATCACAGACGTCTTACATATAGATGGCGATGTAAACATGAAGACCGGTAACATCATCGTTCAACGCGGCTCCGTGCATGTTACAGGTTCAATTACAGCTGGCTTCACAGTGGAAGCGCCACAGCATGTCATTGTTGATG
The DNA window shown above is from Halodesulfovibrio sp. and carries:
- a CDS encoding ATP-binding protein; the protein is MAQLLQAPTASYTSSPLPDAVSTLLRQLSDTCSSDQSLDLDYVRGFLSSALGWPRKDVLHYLQAQLLETDNLTTISRQLQLQTAGKLHSFPLHFIDMHQQQVTVLVHPRPLRFADGTKRISSTLSLESNFPAQERCNRQHLNLLAILDKLPEFVALVTPQFTLRYINKPFREQVQLTEGDCCYGAFTGHTKSSAEPTHPYLPPFDVFETGSPSFSAWKSPRSGRSYRFLSYPFTDSDGAQLILLMGLDITQLTRFQEKLAITERQYHLITNNLSLAIAVIDKQRNITAANRQFRNWFAINTESYPVSCPAALTEEDESGECILDKTTSLTIQDGKEHECEFSTVRNGAHITFRITACPLHRTKLFSSAIILLEDITEKKKIAQRTQQMRKLEAMSTLAAGIAHEINQPLSALRLYASGLDLMVEQRGSVPVDILQERLEWILRETGTIEDIITHMRSLVRHQGSFPLQRSDLNHAVSQALNLLQSKLDTRAVRIETQLQPDLSPVLALPIQLEQIVINIVMNAAHALESIEEERRIIITTYDSEDGYVRLSIEDNGPGLQGLGEKIFDPFFTTKESGKNMGLGLALVHTFVTSWEGTITATSPLCENKGTVIKISLPQAPAI
- a CDS encoding sigma-54 dependent transcriptional regulator is translated as MRILIVDDNPTSLQSLSVVLTDLGHQPTTFSDPVAALDHAKENYYPLIITDIKMPALDGLSLLAKLKACDMCRQSDVIIITGHGDMDTAITALRNGAYDYLNKPINARELAAAVERSSEHQTLLFENNDLKQNMEQRVAEAKESLQDDLEKMRSQLRKVSGIGQIISGSPRMQTIIRDATIFHHSPDVPVLIEGETGTGKEVIARLVHHGDTHCDTPFVALNCSAIAESLFESELFGYEAGAYTGSRAGGSAGKLELAGNGTLFLDEIAEMPLHLQPKLLRVLEDRTFYRVGGLQKKEFTARIVGAGNKNLEQMVEDGLFRRDLYHRLTVGHLRLPPLQERQEDLIEMAKLFLKKQAKRKGKQFSSIAPETLTLLCGYSWPGNVRELENTIERAVLIHDDTILKPEHIEFINASRSTSATPTTPSQAPSVTIEASTITLPEHPFKLEELTQSIIQEALAKFNGNKTKAAAYLGISRYALYRKLS
- a CDS encoding PAS domain-containing protein, giving the protein MLFFRNAKFSIATKFAVAAAIFFSCSGLLVLFALLTLAASSPLTPVDILWLMACCAAITVPCFYYLFNKLCKSILCRPLEALTHTATELGSAPLPTEIPKELELDALAMALVRSGEVFSRRMQNATERRSYFESLFKEMPGYVSVVDTSFTIVHANNAFMETFAIAEGRSCRHVCTREFPGGDCPVAKVFISQEPVVVTEEGMYPDGTAALWLVSVSPVFDTTGELTAAIESRLDISEVIKTNIAPSYQS
- a CDS encoding rubredoxin, with protein sequence MKKYECPCGYVYDPELGDMDNNIPPETAFEDLPEDWVCPLCGAEKEYFEAID
- a CDS encoding arylesterase, which encodes MRHYIRLGHVYAGVLLFFIVTACSAAYCAQSASQMIAVAVPAKASSLTTPQASYASQKARSAIYPKTGLQYYTPEAQGIVCPPGKIFFISAFGDSLTSGYGLDSGLNAFPSVLQQTLRELGYSVVVENDGIAGNTTADARIRLPKVLMTRPDIVIVELGANDMLQHRSTVRMKNNLSAMIRKIKHADAKVLLAGMYALPHYGKRYADKFDAVFPDLAAKYNVVFYPFFLEGVALNHSLNQKDGHHPNAAGVKVIVRNIVPYVVKLMGAICKSTH
- the murI gene encoding glutamate racemase, with protein sequence MTTLPIGLFDSGVGGLTVLKAMRSSLPCEEILYLGDTARLPYGTKSQETIVRYAVQAAGKLVERGVKMLVIACNTASAVAIEPLQQAFPNIPVLGVVKPGAAASCAATENGSIVVLATESTIRGNAYQREIYALKPDAQVTGVPCPLFVALAEEGWTNGELVEGIVARYLDPLFASPLDTAQQKAPDTIVLGCTHFPLLAASIRNVVGDSVHIVDSAETTALAVKKVLQENNLVRHEETCGRTKFLTTDDVSRFARTGSLFLGLPIEIDDVELVDL
- a CDS encoding FapA family protein; translation: MMSINEPVLTEEESIFSRYIALAGNPLLPVTPGTCIGKALRLGHFHLSSEIGDEQEKQILSHNYSIDFTTNKIYATSLGMLHIDNNKIVVRPILYPANDGMTVYADIYHKDFSGNSLLLSHYASALWQLNVNTPIDTARFTAAANKAVANGNPVRMVPICKGKPPIHEEQPAILPLLPERVLRTMQSPSDPINFKDRGFFAEVPAHTPVAVKVPAPEPSNGFDVYGNALPVMSPDDTENTTAEEKHLQIGKNLYGIMQHGGHTVYYSSCKGLLNVRNDILSITDVLHIDGDVNMKTGNIIVQRGSVHVTGSITAGFTVEAPQHVIVDGDIDQGSVSCGGDIFVSGAVIMNEASTITSKGSVYANHIHNADVVAAQNIITTGSIVNSELTAGKAIRTCTEKGTVLGSTLVAGSEINIAGAGGEHGTPPILIITNEAAAQRGVSTAAAETEEALTQSISKLDDWIKRSQEKELTGAMRQRADTLLQKAKRIRKSIANKVTPQFTHPAHRVIIRGTVAAGTLVTMHGQTLTIEHPLPKLTMELENHKRAVRSQQATQS